The Ornithinimicrobium faecis region AGCAACAAGTTCCTCAACCCCACCGTCGACGGGACGGTCCTGCCGATCCTGCACCTCAATGGTTACAAGATTGCCAACCCCACTGTGCTGGACCGGATTCCACAAGACGAGCTCGAGTCGTTGCTGGTCGGCTACGGCCACCGGCCCTACTTCTTTGAGGGCGGTTTCGACGATGAGGACCCCGCCGAGATCCACCAGCGCTTCGCCGCCCTCCTCGCCGAGGTGCTCGAGGAGATCGGGAGGATCAGGAGGGAGGCGAGCGACGGCATACGGGAAGGTCGCCCACGCTGGCCGATGATCGTCTTTCGCACGCCGAAGGGCTGGACCGGGCCGAAAGAGGTCGACGGTCTGCCGGTCGAGGGCACGTGGCGCAGCCACCAGGTGCCCATGGCCGCGGTGCGCGGCAATGCGGAATACACCCGGCTGCTCGAGGACTGGATGCGCAGCTATCGGCCCGAGGAGCTGTTCGGGCCGGATGGTCGCGTGGTGGAGACGATCGCGCGCAACAACCCCAGCGGCACCCGCCGGATGAGTGCCAACCCGCACGCCAACGGCGGCACCCTCACCCGTGACCTGGACCTGCCCGACTGGCGGGAGTGTGCCGTTGACGTGCCCAGTCCCGGCGGCGCCACCGCGGAGGCCACCCGGGTGCTGGGCGAGTGGGTGGCGCAGGTGCTGGACCACAACCGGGACAACTTCCGCATCTTCGGCCCCGATGAGACCCACTCCAACCGGCTGGGGGCCGCCGTGGAGGAGGGCGGCAAAACCTGGGTGGCCGAGGTCGTGGACACCGACGTCGACCTGTCGCGGACCGGCCGGGTGATGGAGGTGCTGTCCGAGCACCAGTGTCAGGGCTGGCTCGAGGGCTATCTGTTGACCGGGAGGCACGGCATCCTCAACAGCTATGAGGCGTTCGTGCACATCGTCGACTCGATGTTCAACCAGCACGCCAAGTGGCTGGACGCGACGCGTGACATCCCGTGGCGGGTGCCGATGCCGTCGCTGAACTATCTGCTCTCCTCCCACGTGTGGCGCCAGGACCACAACGGTTTCTCGCACCAGGATCCGGGCTTCCTCGACGTGGTGATGAACAAGACGGCCGACGTGATCCGGATCTATCTGCCCCCGGACGCCAACACGCTGCTGTCGACCTATGACCACGTGCTGCGCAGCAAGAACTACGTCAACGTCGTGGTCGCCGGCAAGCAGCCCGGACCGCAGTGGCTCTCGACGCAGGAGGCCGCGCTGCACTGTGCCCGAGGCATCGGCATCTGGGAGTGGGCCGGCTCGGAGGTGGCCGGCGACAAGCCCGATGTGGTGCTGGGCTGCGCTGGTGACATCCCCACCCTGGAGGCGGTTGCTGCGGCGAAGCTGCTCCGCGAGCACCTGCCCGAGCTGCGGGTGCGCGTCGTCAACGTCGTCGACCTGATGCGGCTGCAGGACGAGCGCGAGCACCCGCACGGCCTGAGCCACCGCGACTTCGACGCGCTGTTCACCACGGACCGGCCGGTGATCTTCGCCTTCCACGGCTATCCGGCCCTGGTGCACAAGCTGACCTATCGCCGCAC contains the following coding sequences:
- a CDS encoding phosphoketolase family protein; the encoded protein is MSAAAKTTNAPLDGAQLEAIDTWWRASNYLAVGQIYLMDNALLERPLAEQDIKPRLLGHWGTSPGQNFLYAHLNHQIIERDLDMIYLSGPGHGGPSLVAAAWLEGTYSEVYSHVGPDARGLNALFRQFSFPGGIPSHVAPETPGSIHEGGELGYVLSHAYGAVFDNPDLIAVAVIGDGEAETGPLATAWHSNKFLNPTVDGTVLPILHLNGYKIANPTVLDRIPQDELESLLVGYGHRPYFFEGGFDDEDPAEIHQRFAALLAEVLEEIGRIRREASDGIREGRPRWPMIVFRTPKGWTGPKEVDGLPVEGTWRSHQVPMAAVRGNAEYTRLLEDWMRSYRPEELFGPDGRVVETIARNNPSGTRRMSANPHANGGTLTRDLDLPDWRECAVDVPSPGGATAEATRVLGEWVAQVLDHNRDNFRIFGPDETHSNRLGAAVEEGGKTWVAEVVDTDVDLSRTGRVMEVLSEHQCQGWLEGYLLTGRHGILNSYEAFVHIVDSMFNQHAKWLDATRDIPWRVPMPSLNYLLSSHVWRQDHNGFSHQDPGFLDVVMNKTADVIRIYLPPDANTLLSTYDHVLRSKNYVNVVVAGKQPGPQWLSTQEAALHCARGIGIWEWAGSEVAGDKPDVVLGCAGDIPTLEAVAAAKLLREHLPELRVRVVNVVDLMRLQDEREHPHGLSHRDFDALFTTDRPVIFAFHGYPALVHKLTYRRTNHANIHVRGFKEEGTTTTPFDMLMMNDLDRYRLVCDVIDRVPGLAERAAGLRQQMQDKRELARTHTREHGEDLPEITQWVFNDDDNTQGSGAPGADTGGDND